From a single Prosthecobacter sp. genomic region:
- a CDS encoding TraM recognition domain-containing protein, whose protein sequence is MDEFSLAKRPPSAPTGAKRNWPDDDEALLELSADGKTSRAENYWCLKDAFEGVQILGATGSGKSSGSGQALAKAFMESNLGGLVLTAKNDEVLSWKRFAKAAGRESELLIVGPDSPHRFNFLRYELKRPGTGAGHTENLVNLFCSVLEAAERKQGQGGGQDAYWQRTLKQLLRNAIDLAVLALDDIDLPSLYRIITSAPRSTDEAENPDWQKKSACFALLEVATAKTKDKGRANDLELTRDFWLREFPSLAPETRSVIVSTFTSMADCFLRGLLRDLFCTDLTFTPEDTFNGKIIILNLPVKEFNELGQFAQVLFKFIWQRAVERRISADMSREAAQAAARPVFLWADESQFFVNSYDALFQSTARSSRACTVYLTQNLPSYFSAFGGQNSRSDAESFLGNLQTKIFHANGDPTTNNWAADSIGKTRQATFYGGLNEGMAKGGTMSQNAGGSMVVEYVVQPQEFTMLRTGGPESEYLVDSIIFQGGRRWLATKKGEPVAQNFIRHVFSQKS, encoded by the coding sequence ATGGATGAATTCAGCCTCGCCAAACGTCCCCCATCTGCCCCTACAGGCGCAAAACGAAACTGGCCTGATGACGACGAGGCGTTGCTGGAATTGAGTGCAGACGGCAAGACCAGCAGGGCTGAAAACTACTGGTGCCTGAAGGATGCCTTTGAGGGTGTCCAGATTTTGGGAGCGACCGGTTCTGGCAAATCATCAGGGAGTGGGCAAGCCCTCGCCAAGGCGTTCATGGAGTCCAATCTAGGCGGACTGGTTCTGACTGCCAAGAACGACGAAGTGCTCTCATGGAAGCGCTTCGCCAAGGCCGCAGGCCGTGAGTCAGAATTGCTCATTGTCGGCCCCGACTCACCCCACAGGTTCAACTTCCTGCGCTACGAATTGAAGCGGCCAGGAACCGGGGCAGGGCACACCGAAAACCTCGTGAACCTGTTTTGCAGCGTGCTTGAAGCCGCCGAGCGAAAACAAGGGCAGGGCGGCGGGCAGGATGCCTATTGGCAGCGCACATTGAAGCAACTTCTCAGGAATGCGATTGACCTCGCCGTTCTCGCTTTGGACGACATCGACCTGCCGTCCCTCTACCGGATCATCACGTCCGCGCCGCGCTCCACAGATGAGGCAGAGAATCCCGACTGGCAGAAGAAATCGGCCTGCTTTGCATTGCTGGAAGTGGCGACGGCAAAAACTAAAGATAAGGGCAGGGCGAACGATTTGGAACTGACTCGCGACTTCTGGCTGCGGGAGTTTCCCAGCCTCGCCCCTGAAACCCGCTCCGTGATCGTCTCCACCTTCACCAGCATGGCCGACTGTTTTCTGCGCGGCCTGCTGCGTGACCTGTTCTGCACCGATCTCACCTTCACCCCCGAGGACACGTTCAACGGCAAGATCATCATCCTCAATCTGCCGGTGAAGGAGTTCAATGAGCTGGGCCAGTTCGCCCAGGTGCTTTTCAAGTTCATCTGGCAGAGGGCCGTTGAACGGAGGATTTCTGCGGACATGAGCCGCGAAGCTGCCCAGGCCGCAGCTCGCCCCGTTTTCCTTTGGGCGGACGAATCACAGTTTTTCGTCAATTCCTACGACGCGCTCTTCCAGAGCACGGCGCGAAGCTCCCGCGCCTGCACCGTTTACCTGACTCAGAACCTCCCCAGCTACTTTTCGGCCTTCGGCGGACAAAACTCCCGCTCCGATGCCGAGAGCTTCCTTGGCAACCTTCAAACGAAGATTTTCCACGCCAACGGCGACCCGACCACGAACAACTGGGCAGCGGATTCCATCGGCAAGACGCGGCAAGCGACGTTTTACGGTGGATTAAATGAAGGGATGGCGAAAGGCGGCACGATGAGCCAGAACGCAGGCGGCAGCATGGTGGTGGAATACGTCGTGCAGCCGCAAGAGTTCACCATGCTGCGCACGGGTGGCCCTGAATCTGAATATCTTGTGGACTCGATCATTTTTCAAGGCGGGCGGCGATGGCTCGCGACCAAGAAGGGCGAGCCGGTCGCTCAGAATTTCATCCGGCATGTCTTCTCGCAAAAGTCATAG
- a CDS encoding J domain-containing protein, translated as MKDRQIQSTGAQPSVPILSPILHWLAMPAIVFLRSRFGFSFLSPKSVFFAFVWAHLLFSIYAWIEQGVWFKYWAVASFGLGAAALYLLHLMLAFSREVGRQGKHDFYSGTSHLLLLPGFSQLRGNPRSELMVHLWVEPFLALTTAAMLRAFFTEHRLSTWLILVAVAMWLKEFINFWYGIRSEKKHEDIIEDAKEKMPGSGAAEVPLPAAGTRKPRAKRPPQTAEDEQAVKALEFRSAEVLRLMPPHSLEQAELNYRHLIKTVHPDPNNADAGTTEKAATLNEAIEYFRRTLGG; from the coding sequence ATGAAGGACCGGCAAATTCAATCCACGGGAGCGCAGCCAAGCGTCCCCATCCTCAGTCCCATCCTGCACTGGCTGGCGATGCCGGCCATCGTGTTCCTGCGCTCCCGATTCGGCTTTTCGTTTCTCAGTCCCAAAAGTGTTTTCTTCGCCTTCGTTTGGGCGCACCTCCTGTTCTCGATCTACGCGTGGATAGAGCAGGGCGTTTGGTTCAAGTATTGGGCCGTGGCGAGCTTCGGTCTTGGCGCGGCTGCGTTGTATCTGCTGCACCTTATGCTGGCCTTTTCACGGGAAGTGGGCAGGCAGGGCAAGCACGACTTCTATTCAGGGACATCGCACCTGCTGCTGCTTCCCGGCTTCAGCCAGCTTCGCGGCAACCCGCGCTCCGAGCTGATGGTGCATCTCTGGGTCGAGCCTTTTCTGGCCTTGACCACTGCGGCGATGCTTCGCGCTTTTTTCACAGAACACCGCCTTTCAACATGGCTGATCCTTGTCGCCGTCGCCATGTGGCTGAAGGAGTTCATCAATTTCTGGTATGGCATCCGCTCGGAGAAAAAGCACGAGGACATCATTGAAGACGCCAAGGAGAAGATGCCAGGGAGCGGCGCTGCTGAAGTCCCACTGCCAGCGGCAGGAACCCGCAAACCAAGGGCGAAGCGGCCTCCCCAGACAGCCGAGGATGAGCAGGCAGTGAAGGCATTGGAATTCCGCTCCGCAGAAGTGTTGCGACTGATGCCTCCCCATTCACTGGAGCAGGCCGAACTGAATTACCGCCATCTCATCAAGACCGTCCATCCCGATCCGAACAACGCGGACGCAGGGACCACCGAAAAAGCGGCGACTTTGAATGAGGCCATTGAGTATTTCCGCCGAACTCTAGGCGGCTGA
- a CDS encoding replication initiator protein A: protein MPKGMGRMIEGGIKEHQNLERFIASSADIAPKDQIDLMARCWFSLTPGRTEAIQHEYVDARSGQTETVRITGSGEHGIATIHDQDLLIYAISQWIEAKRKGLEPSRRIHFTPYQFLAWMNREPGGGQYQRLKDALHRLKMTSIQTTIRSEQGKRSRKRIRQFSWISEWEITEEKGEIRGIEVVLAEWLFESIQDFHVLTLDKRYFDISGSVERWLYLYARKATGGPTGVWKETFKSLYQKSASQQAYKHYASTLRKLVKKNDLPGVRLEHVSSAQGKDMLLMERREKRAVIEAKEHPVQEAQLVLIERTPLEETWENVLELMRKQIGADQVKAWLERLQLGELVDGTLTYRANLKFVADWVETNFKHKLESAWQSMGHPVTSVRIETKSRKSAA from the coding sequence ATGCCGAAGGGCATGGGCAGGATGATTGAGGGTGGGATCAAAGAACATCAGAACTTGGAAAGGTTCATAGCGTCCTCGGCTGACATCGCCCCCAAAGACCAGATTGATCTGATGGCGCGTTGCTGGTTCAGCCTGACACCCGGAAGAACTGAGGCCATTCAGCACGAGTATGTGGACGCGAGGTCGGGCCAAACTGAAACGGTCCGCATCACCGGCAGCGGTGAACACGGCATTGCCACGATCCACGATCAGGATTTGCTCATCTATGCCATATCGCAATGGATCGAAGCCAAAAGGAAGGGACTTGAGCCTTCGCGCCGAATTCACTTCACCCCGTATCAGTTCCTCGCATGGATGAACCGCGAACCCGGCGGCGGGCAATATCAGCGGCTCAAAGATGCCCTGCACCGCCTCAAGATGACGAGCATTCAAACCACGATCCGTTCCGAACAAGGCAAGCGGAGCCGCAAACGCATCAGGCAGTTCTCGTGGATTTCAGAATGGGAGATCACGGAAGAAAAAGGCGAAATTCGCGGCATTGAAGTCGTGCTGGCCGAATGGCTCTTTGAAAGCATTCAGGACTTCCATGTGCTGACTCTCGACAAACGGTATTTTGATATTTCCGGCAGTGTGGAGCGCTGGCTTTATCTCTATGCGCGAAAAGCCACGGGAGGCCCGACAGGCGTCTGGAAAGAGACGTTCAAGAGCCTTTACCAGAAATCCGCTTCGCAGCAGGCATACAAGCACTATGCGAGCACGCTCCGAAAGCTGGTGAAGAAGAATGACCTGCCGGGGGTTAGGCTGGAGCATGTGAGTTCGGCTCAAGGCAAAGACATGCTGCTCATGGAACGCAGAGAAAAACGGGCGGTGATTGAGGCCAAGGAACATCCGGTTCAAGAGGCGCAGCTTGTGCTTATCGAGCGAACGCCTTTGGAAGAAACCTGGGAGAACGTGCTGGAGTTGATGCGCAAACAAATTGGAGCAGACCAAGTGAAAGCTTGGCTGGAAAGGTTGCAGCTTGGCGAGCTGGTAGATGGCACTCTCACCTATCGCGCAAACCTCAAATTCGTGGCGGATTGGGTGGAAACCAATTTCAAACACAAGCTGGAATCAGCATGGCAGTCGATGGGTCATCCGGTGACTTCGGTTCGCATCGAAACGAAAAGCCGAAAATCAGCCGCCTAG
- a CDS encoding ParA family protein: MIYGLTNSKGGVGKTTIAVHLAAWLVKKKRSVIFIDADPQSSASQWIKELALPIQLEQIDSPEEIIHRLAKLAGDANDIVIDGPAGLSATTRAIMLRADRVFFPCGPSILDLRAASKAVQLLREAQKTRKGKPEGLLIPNKLQKRGRLSREMMNAAKKLGVDVTAGVCLRQSFADSAGQAKVVWQMGAGALLASLEMQQLMKDMTRG, encoded by the coding sequence ATGATTTACGGACTCACAAATTCAAAAGGCGGTGTTGGCAAAACAACCATCGCAGTTCACTTGGCGGCATGGCTCGTCAAAAAGAAGCGCAGCGTGATCTTCATTGATGCCGACCCGCAATCTTCGGCATCACAATGGATCAAGGAACTGGCACTGCCGATCCAGCTTGAGCAAATCGACTCGCCGGAGGAAATAATTCATCGGCTCGCCAAACTCGCGGGCGATGCGAATGACATCGTCATTGACGGCCCCGCAGGACTTTCAGCAACGACCAGGGCCATCATGCTCCGTGCTGACCGCGTGTTCTTTCCATGCGGACCGTCAATTCTTGATCTCCGCGCAGCCTCCAAAGCCGTGCAGCTTCTTCGCGAAGCTCAGAAAACACGCAAAGGCAAACCGGAAGGACTTCTCATCCCCAACAAGCTGCAAAAGCGCGGACGCCTCAGCCGTGAAATGATGAACGCCGCGAAAAAACTTGGCGTGGATGTCACCGCTGGAGTGTGCCTTCGTCAAAGCTTCGCGGACTCCGCAGGGCAGGCCAAAGTGGTCTGGCAAATGGGCGCAGGGGCTTTGCTGGCCTCTCTCGAAATGCAGCAGCTCATGAAGGATATGACCCGTGGTTAA
- a CDS encoding WD40 repeat domain-containing serine/threonine-protein kinase encodes MPADSPAPTPPPLGVENYQLGAEISTGGMGSVLEARDGKLDRTVAIKVMLLEANADARMRQRFLREAQVLAKLAHPNIVPIYDIVWESGQPLFYSMKLVKGRTLQAILTDLRKEVPEALRDYPLTRLLGIFRKVCDAIAFAHSQGVLHRDLKPENIMVGEFGEVLVMDWGLAKRLSVDELSVESQIPDFPHLSTLNIQLSSTLHGSVLGTPQYMSPEQARGSMAEVDELSDIYALGGILYAILTLRPPVEGKTALEVLEKVSKGEITAPTAFASQSGSRGKVFEKGEVLEAKLIRPLPHIRGARVPVALSAVAMKALHLDKARRYDRGTSLSADIEAYQNGFATRAEDAGSMKQLQLLLLRHKVVTASLAALLLISLGFVWKVMASERHAQQSLATAQIALADVALKEGDVTRMTSALEVVPTALRDQSWHYLAAKRDSSLGTLMIPGFCEQVTDVCAVGNAAAQFAIASRDGRIGIVDVVSKKLLRTLDTGHSGELRLSISANGKRLLTRTSSASEAALYDLTTGAKLKTFPVSHSEATEHPYLQTLALNATGTLAAFADFDSAALHLIDTETGAVRWTKPFRPLRMIFASHGHALALIQHQDYVLRGIKLTDGSPAFLGRLNAHPNSMAASPDHARLVIGLISGDVEVYHSNNGLLIKRQRVAAMPIAQVAYSAGRNVITLGGSGSQSLAVSRALSFWHPGDLTPNGTFHGITAYTGHLPLSVNHTSGHLLTQQSPPQIWRLPDQPLAEMLPGGDEGWSCHFLSDTELLARTEGGLRARFNVVDPRQPTPMGTPFAKNHPVNAVHPATGLIATAYSRNSLTTPGAALSLWQTTKDGVSEQWSLPAQAGNDNTMHLDFDAKGERLLRTTPQPHNHLIVHDTRTGGVLHDFKHESYKAIFAGTHGHIIAISSELQPDNNQKGSIAILDPQTGRILATLDHDDAFYALAVSPDRRLIAVAGSDRFIMILDADTLAIRHRFRAHDATITAVRFHPTQPLLATGSSDHTLKLWRYADATLLQTFTAIEGLPRSLTFSPNGRLLATDGRDRAVRVFELTEPPALSD; translated from the coding sequence ATGCCCGCCGATTCTCCAGCCCCAACTCCACCGCCCCTCGGCGTGGAGAACTACCAGCTCGGCGCGGAAATTTCCACGGGCGGCATGGGCAGTGTGCTGGAGGCGCGAGATGGGAAGCTGGACCGCACCGTGGCCATCAAGGTCATGCTGCTGGAGGCGAACGCAGACGCACGCATGAGACAGCGCTTCCTGCGCGAGGCCCAGGTGCTCGCCAAGCTCGCGCATCCGAACATCGTGCCCATCTACGACATCGTGTGGGAGAGCGGCCAGCCGCTCTTCTACTCGATGAAGCTCGTCAAAGGTCGCACGCTGCAAGCCATCCTCACCGACCTGCGAAAAGAAGTGCCCGAGGCGCTGCGCGACTATCCGCTCACGCGCCTGCTCGGCATCTTCCGCAAAGTCTGCGACGCCATCGCCTTCGCCCACAGCCAAGGCGTGCTGCATCGCGATCTAAAGCCGGAGAACATCATGGTTGGCGAGTTCGGCGAGGTGCTCGTGATGGACTGGGGACTCGCCAAAAGGTTGAGTGTTGATGAGTTGAGTGTTGAGAGCCAGATCCCCGATTTCCCCCATCTCTCAACTCTCAACATTCAACTCTCATCTACCCTGCACGGCTCCGTCCTCGGCACTCCGCAATACATGTCCCCGGAGCAAGCCCGCGGCAGCATGGCGGAGGTGGATGAGCTTTCGGACATCTATGCGCTGGGCGGCATTCTTTACGCCATCCTCACGCTGCGTCCGCCGGTGGAGGGCAAAACGGCGCTGGAGGTGCTGGAGAAGGTCAGCAAAGGTGAAATCACGGCTCCAACGGCTTTTGCCTCGCAGTCTGGCAGCCGGGGAAAGGTCTTCGAGAAGGGCGAGGTGCTGGAGGCGAAGCTCATCCGTCCGCTGCCGCACATTCGCGGGGCGCGTGTGCCTGTGGCGCTCTCTGCCGTGGCGATGAAGGCGCTGCATCTCGACAAAGCGCGGCGCTATGACCGAGGCACGTCCTTGAGCGCTGACATCGAGGCTTATCAAAACGGCTTTGCCACGCGGGCGGAGGACGCAGGCTCGATGAAGCAGCTTCAGCTCCTGCTGCTGCGGCACAAAGTCGTCACCGCATCCCTCGCCGCGCTGCTTCTCATCAGCCTCGGCTTTGTGTGGAAGGTGATGGCAAGCGAACGACACGCCCAACAATCTTTGGCCACCGCGCAGATCGCTCTGGCCGATGTCGCACTCAAAGAAGGCGACGTGACCCGCATGACGAGCGCCTTGGAGGTCGTGCCCACGGCTTTGCGGGACCAAAGCTGGCACTATCTCGCTGCGAAGCGTGATTCCTCACTCGGCACGCTCATGATCCCAGGCTTCTGCGAGCAAGTGACGGATGTTTGTGCGGTGGGAAACGCCGCCGCGCAGTTCGCCATCGCCAGTCGCGATGGACGCATCGGCATCGTGGATGTGGTGAGCAAAAAACTCCTCCGCACCCTCGACACCGGTCACTCAGGCGAGCTGCGCCTCAGCATCTCCGCCAATGGCAAACGTCTCCTCACACGCACGAGTTCAGCGAGCGAGGCCGCATTGTATGATCTCACCACGGGAGCGAAGCTGAAGACCTTCCCCGTCTCGCACTCCGAGGCTACCGAGCATCCGTATCTGCAAACCCTCGCGCTGAATGCCACCGGCACGCTGGCGGCTTTTGCGGACTTCGACAGCGCAGCGCTTCACCTCATCGACACCGAAACCGGCGCGGTGCGCTGGACGAAACCCTTCCGTCCGTTGCGCATGATCTTTGCCTCGCATGGACATGCTCTGGCCCTCATCCAGCACCAAGACTACGTCCTCAGGGGCATCAAGCTCACCGATGGCAGCCCCGCCTTTCTCGGGCGCCTCAACGCGCACCCGAACTCCATGGCAGCGAGTCCCGATCATGCTCGACTCGTCATCGGCCTCATCTCCGGCGATGTGGAGGTTTACCATTCCAACAACGGCCTCCTCATCAAACGCCAGCGCGTCGCCGCCATGCCCATCGCACAGGTGGCTTACAGTGCGGGCAGGAATGTCATCACCCTCGGCGGCAGTGGTTCACAAAGCCTCGCCGTCAGCCGTGCGCTGTCCTTTTGGCATCCCGGCGATCTCACACCGAACGGCACCTTCCACGGCATCACCGCCTATACCGGCCATCTACCGCTCAGCGTGAATCACACGAGCGGACACCTCCTCACGCAGCAATCCCCGCCGCAGATCTGGCGCTTGCCCGATCAACCGCTCGCCGAGATGCTGCCCGGTGGTGACGAAGGCTGGTCCTGCCATTTTCTCTCCGACACCGAGCTGCTCGCACGCACCGAAGGCGGTCTGCGGGCACGCTTCAACGTGGTTGACCCGCGCCAACCCACGCCGATGGGCACGCCGTTTGCCAAAAATCACCCCGTCAACGCCGTCCATCCCGCCACCGGCCTCATCGCCACCGCTTATTCGCGAAATAGCCTCACCACCCCCGGAGCCGCGCTCAGCCTGTGGCAGACCACGAAAGACGGCGTCAGCGAACAATGGTCCCTGCCTGCTCAGGCAGGCAACGACAACACCATGCACCTCGACTTCGATGCCAAAGGAGAACGCCTCCTCCGCACCACACCTCAACCGCATAATCATCTCATCGTCCACGACACCCGCACCGGCGGCGTGCTTCACGATTTCAAACACGAGAGCTACAAAGCCATCTTTGCCGGCACCCACGGCCACATCATCGCCATCTCCAGCGAACTCCAGCCCGACAACAATCAAAAAGGCAGCATCGCCATCCTTGATCCGCAAACGGGCCGCATCCTCGCCACGCTCGATCACGACGACGCCTTCTACGCCCTCGCCGTATCCCCAGATCGCCGCCTCATCGCCGTCGCCGGCAGCGACCGCTTCATCATGATCCTCGATGCCGACACGCTCGCCATCCGACACCGCTTCCGCGCCCACGACGCCACCATCACCGCCGTCCGCTTTCATCCCACCCAGCCCCTCCTCGCCACCGGCTCCTCCGATCACACGCTGAAACTCTGGCGCTACGCCGACGCCACCCTCCTGCAAACCTTCACAGCCATCGAAGGCCTACCCCGCAGCCTCACTTTCAGCCCCAATGGTCGCCTGCTCGCCACGGATGGGAGGGATCGCGCGGTGCGGGTGTTTGAGCTGACGGAACCCCCGGCATTAAGTGACTGA
- a CDS encoding polysaccharide lyase, producing the protein MRLLAFLLLVPVHFAPAADLPLSVTISGEAGPYTKERWKADWPGCEFEGGIKEGRVAVIERDALKWLRVNFAVGKIGPEEGGAGWRLPMGRHQKAEMSYTLRFSKDFDFVKGGKLPGLCGGPENVSGGRPANGKNGFSARLMWRRDGRGEAYVYHKNQKGDYGDSFAFPADFSFPTGTPVKVRIAVTMNTPGKRDGALRVWIDEKLLVERTYMEWRSVDTFGVDGLYFETFHGGGDKSWAPTRPCWVEFAEMRITK; encoded by the coding sequence ATGCGTCTCCTGGCCTTTTTGCTTCTCGTTCCGGTCCATTTCGCTCCTGCGGCGGATCTGCCGCTGAGCGTCACGATTTCTGGCGAGGCCGGGCCTTACACCAAGGAGCGCTGGAAGGCCGACTGGCCGGGCTGCGAGTTTGAAGGCGGCATCAAGGAGGGACGCGTCGCTGTCATTGAGCGCGATGCGTTGAAATGGCTGCGCGTGAATTTCGCTGTTGGCAAGATCGGCCCGGAGGAAGGCGGTGCGGGCTGGCGCTTGCCCATGGGGAGGCATCAGAAAGCGGAGATGAGCTACACGCTGCGCTTCAGCAAAGACTTCGACTTCGTCAAGGGCGGCAAACTGCCCGGACTTTGCGGCGGCCCTGAAAACGTGAGCGGTGGACGGCCTGCGAACGGAAAGAACGGCTTCTCAGCACGCCTCATGTGGCGCAGAGACGGACGCGGCGAGGCTTACGTCTATCACAAGAATCAAAAGGGCGATTATGGCGACAGCTTTGCCTTTCCCGCTGACTTCAGCTTTCCCACCGGCACACCGGTCAAGGTGCGCATCGCCGTGACCATGAACACGCCTGGCAAACGCGACGGCGCACTGCGTGTGTGGATCGACGAAAAGCTTCTCGTCGAACGCACCTACATGGAATGGCGCAGCGTGGACACCTTTGGCGTGGACGGACTCTACTTTGAAACCTTCCATGGCGGCGGTGACAAGTCCTGGGCTCCGACGAGGCCATGCTGGGTGGAGTTTGCGGAAATGCGGATCACCAAGTGA